Proteins encoded within one genomic window of Gadus chalcogrammus isolate NIFS_2021 chromosome 6, NIFS_Gcha_1.0, whole genome shotgun sequence:
- the rasa1a gene encoding ras GTPase-activating protein 1, producing MMAAEVGSEETGSVSTGTGVAGSGGPDTAHFPYYSKSTRVRVTDLGPVVEPAMRQNSNTSPDSPPDMSIIYPVSRGEMSATGSGGHSIILGTSSGTVGGMCSPTSDDPSCRMSPTSSCPDGPNLFPPLPPPPPPPPGCGVLGTVDESDMQDGPEYEEEEVVFPLSAPPTNQWYHGKLDRTIAEERLRQAKTPGSYLIRESDRRPGSFVLSFLSMTGVVNHFRIIAMCGDYYIGGRRFSSLSDLIGYYSYVSCLLKEEKLLSPVAPPEPVEDRRRVRAILPYTKVPDTDEISFLKGDMFIVHNELDDGWLWVTNVRTEEQGLIVEDLVEEVGREEDPHEGKVWYHGKISKQEAYNLLMTVGQVCSFLVRPSDNTPGDYSLFFRTNENIQRFKISPTPNNQYMMGGRYYYSVDDIVDHYKKEQIVEGYNLNEAVSVQHQEQVLSDIVDGKEIYNTIKRKTKDAFYKNIVKKGYLLFNKGKGKRWKNLYFILEGNDAQLIYFESEKRATKPKGLIDLSVCSVYGVHDSLFGRPNCFQVVVQHFSEEQYIFYFAGEAPEHAQDWMKCLQTFCSNLRKPTQQTINKRLRQVSSLVLYVEEAHKLPVKHFNQPYCNIYLNSVQVAKTHPREGQNPVFTEEFIFDDLSCEINRFEISLSNKTKKSKESDILFMRCQLNRLQKGQMIDEWFPLSSHVPLKGIEPGSLRVRARYSMEKIMPEEEYSEFKEMILHKEFHVIYDLAHVCGQDRTLLASLLLRIFRHEKTEAPLLRTLNDREINMEDEATTLFRATTLASTLMEQYMKATATPFVHHALKEAILKIMESKQSCELNPSKLDKNDDVNLNLAHLLNILSELVEKIFMAAEILPPTLRYIYGCLQQSVQQKWPANTTMRTRVVSGFVFLRLICPAILNPRMFNIIADPPSSIAGRTLTLVAKSVQNLANLVEFGAKEPYMEGVNPFIKNNKHRMIMFLDELGNVPDLPETTEHFRTDLSRDLAALHELCAAHSDELRIRSNQRGAQQHVLKKLLAITELLQQRQDHYAMSNSNRTECTIMSLAAAIQVM from the exons ATGATGGCTGCGGAGGTCGGCAGCGAGGAGACGGGATCAGTGTCAACAGGGACAGGGGTGGCAGGCAGCGGAGGGCCCGACACGGCCCATTTCCCGTACTACTCTAAGTCCACCAGAGTGCGAGTCACTGATCTGGGACCAGTAGTGGAGCCAGCCATGCGCCAGAATTCCAACACCTCTCCAGACTCTCCTCCCGATATGAGCATAATATATCCCGTTTCAAGGGGAGAAATGTCCGCAACAGGGAGTGGTGGGCATTCAATTATTCTTGGAACAAGCTCAGGAACCGTGGGCGGCATGTGTTCTCCCACTTCGGATGACCCAAGTTGCCGGATGTCACCCACATCTTCATGCCCGGATGGGCCGAATCTCTTTCCCCCActgccaccccctcctccacctcctccaggctgcGGGGTACTCGGAACGGTGGATGAGAGTGACATGCAAGATGGACCAGAatacgaggaagaggaggtggtgttcCCCCTGTCAGCGCCACCCACGAACCA GTGGTACCATGGCAAGCTGGATCGGACCATCGCAGAGGAGCGGCTGCGCCAGGCCAAGACGCCCGGCAGCTACCTCATCAGGGAGAGCGACCGCCGGCCCGGCTCCTTCGTCTTGTCCTTCCTCAGCATGACGGGCGTGGTCAACCATTTCAG GATTATTGCCATGTGTGGGGACTACTACATTGGAGGCCGGAGGTTCTCCTCCCTGTCTGACCTGATTGGCTACTACAGCTATGTGTCCTGTctgctgaaggaggagaagctgCTGTCCCCAGTGGCGCCCCCAGAG CCTGTAGAAGACCGGCGACGAGTGAGGGCTATTCTTCCATACACCAAAGTGCCAGATACAGATGAAATCAG CTTCCTGAAAGGGGACATGTTTATCGTTCACAATGAATTGGACGACGGCTGGCTGTGGGTGACCAACGTCCGGACTGAGGAGCAGGGCCTCATCGTGGAagacctggtggaggaggtg gGCCGTGAAGAGGATCCACATGAGGGCAAAGT CTGGTATCACGGCAAGATCAGCAAGCAGGAGGCCTACAACCTGCTGATGACAG TGGGCCAGGTGTGCAGTTTCCTCGTCCGGCCCTCTGATAACACGCCGGGTGACTACTCCCTGTTTTTTCGCACCAATGAAAACATCCAAAGGTTTAAAATCTCCCCTACCCCCAACAATCAGTACATGATGGGGGGTAGGTACTACTACAG TGTTGACGACATCGTTGACCATTACAAGAAAGAGCAGATTGTTGAAGGCTACAACCTGAACGAGGCGGTTTCAGTTCAG CATCAAGAACAAGTCCTCTCTGACATCGTGGACGGAAAGGAAATCTACAACACCATCAAACGGAAGACGAAAGACGCCTTCTACAAGAACATAGTCAAAAAAGGCTACCTCCTATTCAACAAAG GTAAAGGCAAGCGGTGGAAGAACCTTTACTTCATCCTGGAGGGGAACGACGCGCAGCTCATCTACTTTGAGAGTGAGAAGAGAGCCACCAAACCCAAAGGGCTAATCGACCTCAGCGTGTGCTCTGTTTACGGAGTGCATGACAGTCTGTTTGGCAG GCCAAATTGTTTCCAGGTTGTGGTCCAGCACTTTAGCGAGGAGCAGTACATATTTTACTTTGCAGGGGAAGCTCCAGAGCACGCACAG GACTGGATGAAATGCCTTCAAACCTTCTGCAGTAACCTAAGGAAACCCACACAGCAGACGATCAACAAGAGACTGAGACAG GTGAGCAGTCTGGTCCTCTACGTGGAGGAGGCCCACAAGCTGCCCGTGAAGCACTTCAACCAGCCCTACTGTAACATCTACCTGAACAGCGTGCAGGTGGCCAAGACACACCCCAGGGAGGGTCAGAACCCCGTCTTCACGGAGGAGTTCATCTTCGA TGACTTGTCGTGCGAAATCAACCGATTCGAAATCAGCCTGAGCAACAAGACGAAAAAGAGCAAAGAAAGTGACATTT tgttCATGCGCTGCCAGCTGAACCGCCTGCAGAAGGGCCAGATGATCGATGAGTGGTTCCCGCTCAGCTCCCACGTCCCCCTGAAGGGCATCGAGCCGGGGTCGCTGCGTGTCCGTGCCCGCTACTCCATGGAGAAGATCATGCCAGAGGAGGAGTACAGCGAGTTCAAAGAG ATGATACTCCACAAGGAGTTTCATGTTATCTACGACCTGGCCCATGTGTGCGGCCAAGACCGCACCCTGCTGGCCAGCCTGCTGCTCCGGATCTTCAGGCACGAGAAGACAGAGGCCCCCCTACTGAGGACACTCAACGACAGGGAGATCAATATGGAGG ACGAGGCGACCACGCTGTTCAGAGCGACCACGCTGGCCAGCACGCTGATGGAGCAGTACATGAAGGCCACCGCCACGCCCTTTGTCCACCACGCCCTCAAAGAAGCCATCCTCAAGATCATGGAGAGCAAGCAGTCCTGCGAG CTAAACCCTTCCAAGTTGGACAAGAACGACGATGTGAACCTGAACTTGGCGCACCTCCTCAACATCCTATCTGAACTGGTGGAGAAGATCTTCATGGCCGCCGAGATCCTGCCACC GACACTGCGGTACATCTATGGCTGCCTGCAGCAGTCAGTACAGCAGAAATGGCCGGCCAACACCACCATGAGGACCAGGGTCGTCAG TGGCTTTGTGTTCCTACGGCTGATCTGCCCTGCCATCCTCAACCCCAGAATGTTCAACATCATTGCTg ACCCTCCGTCCTCAATAGCCGGCAGGACGCTGACTCTGGTGGCCAAGTCGGTCCAGAACCTGGCCAACCTGGTGGAGTTTGGTGCCAAG GAGCCCTACATGGAAGGAGTGAACCCCTTCATTAAGAACAACAAACATAGGATGATCATGTTTCTGGACGAATTGGGG AACGTTCCAGACCTCCCCGAGACGACTGAGCACTTTAGGACAGACCTGTCCCGGGACCTAGCGGCACTGCACGAGCTCTGCGCCGCCCACTCAGACGAACTGCGCATCCGGAGCAACCAGCGGGGAGCTCAGCAG CACGTGTTGAAAAAGCTGCTGGCCATCACAGAGCTCCTGCAGCAGAGGCAGGATCACTATGCCATGTCCAATAGCAACAG GACGGAGTGTACCATTATGTCACTGGCCGCTGCCATCCAGGTAATGTGA
- the ccnh gene encoding cyclin-H: MYHNSSHKTFWIFDNEDALEKLRCEANTKCYNKLSTSGKESMLLGRYEEQVLFRYYEKRLLDFCNAFKPTMPKAVVGTAIMFFRRFYLNNSLMEYHPRIIMLTCAYLSCKVDEFNVSSTQFVGNLLQETPAGQERVLEQILEFELLLIQQLNFHLVVHTPYRPMEGLLIDIKTRYPPLENPESLRKSADDFLTRANTTDAGLLFAPSQIALIAILNSASRAGLNMDSYLSECMGMKDNREYIVKLNESMRRMKKLIKDYELPKAEEVSAYKEKLERVHLEFNTSTNKRKRGYEEDGHVAKIQCRTEDEEWTDED, translated from the exons ATGTATCATAATAGCTCACACAAAACGTTTTGGATATTTGACAATGAAGACGCTTTGGAGAAATTAAGATGCGAGGCGAACACAAAATGCTATAATAAGTTGTCAACGAGTGGGAAG GAGTCCATGTTGTTGGGGCGGTACGAGGAACAGGTGTTGTTCAGATACTATGAGAAGAGACTTCTAGACTTTTGCAATGCGTTCAAGCCTACGATGCCAAAGGCCGTTGTG GGCACAGCCATCATGTTCTTCAGAAGGTTCTACCTTAACAACTCCCTAATGGAATACCACCCCAGGATTATCAT gctGACCTGTGCTTACTTGTCCTGTAAAGTGGACGAGTTCAACGTCTCCAGCACTCAGTTTGTAGGCAACTTGCTGCAGGAGACGCCTGCCGGCCAGGAGAGGGTGCTGGAGCAGATCCTGGAGTTCGAGCTCCTGCTCATCCAACAGCTCAACTTTCACCTGGTGGTCCACACTCCGTACAGGCCAATGGAGGGGCTGCTGATAGACATCAAG ACCCGGTACCCCCCGCTGGAGAACCCGGAGTCGCTGAGGAAAAGTGCCGATGACTTCCTGACCAGAGCCAACACGACGGACGCTGGGCTGCTTTTCGCCCCGTCTCAGATCGCCCTGATTGCCATCCTGAACAGCGCCTCGCGGGCAGGCCTCAACATGGACAG TTACCTCAGCGAGTGCATGGGGATGAAGGACAACAGAGAGTATATCGTCAAACTTAATGAATCCATGAGAC GGATGAAGAAGCTTATAAAGGATTATGAACTTCCTAAAGCAGAAGAAGTTAGTGCCTACAAAGAGAAGCTGGAGAGGGTCCACTTGGAGTTTAACACGTCAACAAA CAAGAGAAAACGAGGCTACGAGGAGGATGGCCATGTCGCAAAAATACAGTGTCGTACTGAAGACGAG gaATGGACCGATGAAGACTGA